The following coding sequences lie in one Peribacillus frigoritolerans genomic window:
- a CDS encoding YaiI/YqxD family protein, giving the protein MNNKPTIHVDADACPVKDEILHCASLHDVEVCFVASYKNMMNNPEGKWVYVDADKEAADLYIVNSVKKGDIVVTADIGLAGTLLPKNVYVLSPRGKEYTDENIFMLLDMRYQSAKLRRQGKHTKGPKAFTKEDRACFTNKLLKTLSNFAGN; this is encoded by the coding sequence ATGAATAATAAACCTACGATACACGTCGATGCCGATGCATGCCCGGTGAAAGACGAAATCCTTCATTGTGCAAGTTTGCACGATGTTGAAGTCTGTTTTGTTGCATCATATAAAAATATGATGAATAACCCTGAAGGTAAATGGGTATATGTCGATGCAGACAAAGAAGCGGCAGATCTTTATATAGTAAACTCAGTAAAAAAGGGTGATATTGTCGTTACTGCAGATATTGGTTTGGCTGGGACCCTGCTTCCTAAAAACGTTTATGTCCTTTCGCCAAGGGGAAAAGAATACACTGACGAGAATATTTTCATGCTCTTGGATATGCGCTATCAGTCGGCGAAACTCCGCAGGCAGGGTAAGCATACAAAAGGGCCGAAAGCATTCACGAAGGAAGATCGTGCATGTTTTACAAATAAACTTTTGAAAACATTGTCGAACTTTGCAGGGAATTAA
- a CDS encoding pyruvate, water dikinase regulatory protein, whose translation MNGSIIYVVSDSVGETAELVTKAAASQFSGSAFSIKRIPYIEDEQNVDEVISLAKLDGAIIAYTLVKPAIRAYMKAQVEKENLSAYDILGPLMDILEERAPKGPLNEPGLVRKLDDDYFKRVEAIEFAVKYDDGRDPRGILRADIVLVGVSRTSKTPLSQYLAHKRYKVANVPLVPEVEPPEELFLVPPEKCIGLKISPEKLNHIRKERLKSLGLNDHAIYANVERIKEELTYFDTIISRLNCPIIDVTNKAVEETANLIINILQNKNR comes from the coding sequence ATGAACGGTTCTATTATATATGTTGTATCGGATTCGGTAGGGGAAACAGCGGAATTGGTTACAAAAGCCGCTGCAAGCCAGTTCTCGGGATCTGCATTTTCCATAAAGAGAATTCCGTATATTGAAGATGAACAAAACGTGGATGAAGTGATATCGCTGGCTAAGTTGGATGGGGCAATCATTGCATATACTCTTGTGAAGCCAGCTATTAGAGCGTATATGAAAGCACAGGTCGAGAAAGAAAACCTGTCTGCTTATGACATTTTAGGGCCGCTCATGGATATCCTTGAGGAAAGGGCGCCAAAAGGGCCGCTTAATGAACCTGGTCTTGTAAGAAAGCTGGATGATGACTATTTCAAGCGTGTGGAAGCCATTGAATTTGCTGTAAAATATGATGATGGACGTGACCCTCGGGGCATATTACGTGCAGATATCGTCCTTGTCGGTGTTTCACGCACTTCAAAAACGCCGTTATCACAGTATTTAGCCCACAAACGCTATAAGGTGGCCAATGTACCTTTAGTGCCTGAAGTGGAACCTCCAGAAGAGCTGTTCCTGGTACCTCCTGAAAAATGCATTGGTTTAAAGATCAGTCCGGAAAAGCTGAACCATATTCGTAAAGAACGATTAAAGTCGCTTGGGCTTAATGATCATGCGATTTATGCAAATGTGGAGCGCATAAAAGAAGAATTGACATACTTTGATACAATCATATCAAGGTTGAACTGTCCTATCATTGATGTAACCAATAAAGCTGTTGAAGAGACAGCCAATTTGATAATCAATATTCTTCAAAACAAAAACCGTTGA
- a CDS encoding helix-turn-helix transcriptional regulator translates to MVIIIQLNKRQEQILQIVKENGPITGEHIADRLNLTRATLRPDLAILTMAGFLDARPRVGYFYTGRSGTQLLTDSLNHLYVRDYQSIPVVVDEGISVYDAIVMMFLEDVGTMFVVDKHALLVGVLSRKDLLRASIGKQELNSIPVNIIMTRMPNITMCSKEDLLIDVAKKLIDKQIDSLPVVKDTEKGYEVIGRITKTNITKAFVALADEGY, encoded by the coding sequence GTGGTGATTATAATCCAATTGAATAAGCGTCAGGAGCAAATTTTACAAATTGTAAAAGAAAACGGACCGATTACTGGAGAACATATTGCGGATAGATTGAACCTTACCAGGGCGACACTTCGTCCAGATCTAGCCATTTTAACGATGGCAGGTTTTCTTGATGCCAGGCCGCGAGTGGGGTATTTTTATACAGGCAGGTCAGGGACACAGCTTTTGACCGACAGCCTTAACCATCTTTATGTACGAGACTACCAATCGATACCTGTCGTTGTTGACGAGGGCATTTCCGTATATGATGCAATCGTCATGATGTTTTTAGAAGATGTCGGAACAATGTTCGTGGTCGACAAGCATGCATTGCTTGTTGGTGTCTTATCAAGGAAAGACTTGTTGCGTGCGAGTATTGGGAAACAAGAGCTTAACTCCATTCCAGTCAATATCATCATGACTAGGATGCCCAATATTACAATGTGTTCAAAAGAAGACCTTTTGATTGATGTGGCCAAAAAATTGATTGATAAACAAATCGACTCATTACCGGTCGTCAAAGACACAGAAAAAGGCTATGAAGTAATTGGAAGGATTACAAAAACCAATATTACGAAAGCATTCGTAGCTTTGGCTGATGAAGGCTATTAG
- the glyS gene encoding glycine--tRNA ligase subunit beta, producing the protein MSKRDLLLEIGLEELPARFVTASMKQLSDKVQQWLKEKAIEFGTVEAFSTPRRLAVLVKDVEESQKDIEEEAKGPAKKIALDSEGNWSKAALGFVRGQGMTSEDIYFKELKGVEYVHVNKFIKGQQTVQLLSELAEIISGMTFPKNMRWANQELRFVRPIKWLIALFGNDIVPFSIADVETGRETKGHRFLGDSASIELPELYEDTLKEQFVMADPDKRRQVILDQIKELEQEKGWIIPVDEDLLEEVNNLVEYPTVLFGDFEEEFLGLPAEVLITSMKEHQRYFPVKDQDGKLLAHFVTVRNGDDRHLDKVSKGNEKVLRARLSDAAFFYKEDQKKEISDALKKLDSIVYHEEIGTLAEKTARVTAVTGALADALNLKAEKEMALRTAAIAKFDLVSQMVYEFPELQGYMGEKYAILKGEAKEVAAAINEHYMPRHADDNVPPSVIGAVVSLAEKIDTLSSFFAIGVIPTGSQDPYALRRQASGVVQILAEKKWNISLEELIVLGLKGLESKGILKRDLEEVKADMFTFFKARVKHLLQEQQIRYDLIDAVLFNEIGYIHSIVERAHVLDAKKDEAGFKESLEALSRVMNIAVKCDNKVTVDPSVFENDQENALYVKYQQVAIRYMESKDENERFEQLVSLQSEIESYFENTMVMADDEAIRNNRLSLMKEISDLVAGFAAMNKIILT; encoded by the coding sequence ATGAGCAAGCGTGATTTGTTATTGGAGATTGGATTGGAAGAGCTGCCTGCCCGTTTTGTGACAGCATCAATGAAGCAGTTGTCAGATAAGGTGCAGCAATGGCTAAAGGAAAAAGCGATAGAATTCGGAACGGTTGAAGCTTTTTCCACACCAAGACGTTTGGCTGTACTGGTGAAAGACGTGGAAGAATCCCAAAAGGATATCGAAGAAGAAGCAAAAGGCCCGGCTAAGAAAATCGCTTTGGACAGTGAAGGCAACTGGTCTAAAGCCGCATTGGGCTTCGTCAGGGGTCAAGGCATGACTTCAGAGGACATTTATTTTAAAGAACTCAAGGGTGTGGAATATGTCCATGTGAATAAATTCATAAAAGGACAGCAGACCGTTCAGCTTTTATCTGAGCTTGCTGAAATCATCAGCGGCATGACGTTCCCGAAAAATATGCGTTGGGCCAATCAGGAGCTCCGCTTCGTTCGTCCGATTAAATGGCTGATTGCCTTATTCGGCAATGACATTGTGCCATTCAGCATTGCTGATGTGGAAACGGGCCGTGAAACAAAAGGACACCGTTTCTTGGGAGATAGCGCTAGCATCGAACTGCCGGAACTGTACGAAGATACGTTAAAAGAACAATTTGTTATGGCGGATCCAGATAAACGCCGGCAAGTTATATTGGATCAGATTAAAGAGCTTGAGCAGGAGAAAGGCTGGATCATCCCAGTCGATGAAGATCTGCTTGAAGAAGTCAATAATTTGGTAGAGTATCCAACGGTGTTATTTGGTGATTTTGAAGAAGAATTCCTTGGGCTTCCAGCTGAGGTGCTTATCACATCGATGAAGGAACATCAGCGTTATTTCCCTGTTAAAGATCAGGACGGGAAACTGCTTGCTCACTTTGTAACCGTGCGTAACGGCGATGACCGCCATTTGGATAAGGTTTCTAAAGGTAATGAAAAAGTATTGCGTGCCCGCCTATCTGATGCCGCATTCTTCTATAAAGAAGATCAGAAAAAAGAGATTTCGGATGCTTTGAAAAAGCTCGATAGCATCGTTTATCATGAAGAAATCGGTACCTTAGCCGAGAAAACTGCCCGGGTAACCGCAGTGACGGGTGCCCTTGCGGATGCTTTGAATTTAAAGGCGGAAAAAGAAATGGCGCTTCGGACAGCGGCAATTGCCAAGTTCGATTTGGTGAGTCAAATGGTTTATGAATTCCCTGAATTGCAAGGGTATATGGGTGAAAAATATGCGATCTTAAAAGGTGAAGCAAAAGAAGTGGCCGCGGCTATCAATGAACATTATATGCCAAGACATGCGGATGACAATGTACCGCCTTCAGTCATTGGTGCGGTTGTTAGTTTAGCTGAAAAAATTGATACTTTGTCTTCATTCTTCGCTATTGGCGTCATTCCGACAGGTTCCCAGGATCCCTACGCATTAAGAAGGCAGGCGAGCGGTGTCGTCCAAATCCTAGCGGAGAAGAAATGGAATATTTCTCTAGAGGAGCTTATTGTTTTAGGCCTTAAAGGACTGGAATCAAAAGGCATATTAAAACGTGATCTTGAAGAAGTTAAAGCGGATATGTTCACATTCTTTAAAGCACGTGTCAAACACCTGCTTCAAGAACAGCAAATCCGTTACGATTTGATTGATGCAGTTCTGTTCAATGAGATCGGTTATATCCACTCTATCGTGGAACGTGCACATGTCTTGGATGCTAAAAAGGACGAAGCAGGGTTTAAAGAAAGCCTGGAAGCATTAAGTCGGGTCATGAACATTGCCGTAAAATGTGACAATAAGGTGACAGTTGATCCTTCTGTCTTTGAAAATGATCAAGAAAATGCGTTATATGTAAAATATCAACAAGTGGCAATCCGTTATATGGAATCTAAAGATGAGAATGAGCGGTTTGAACAGCTTGTTTCGCTTCAATCGGAAATAGAGTCATATTTCGAGAATACAATGGTCATGGCAGATGATGAAGCAATCCGTAATAACCGTTTATCCTTAATGAAAGAGATCAGTGATTTGGTTGCAGGGTTTGCTGCCATGAATAAAATCATCCTTACATGA
- the glyQ gene encoding glycine--tRNA ligase subunit alpha — protein MNIQNMILTLQKHWSEQGCILMNAYDVEKGAGTMSPYTFLRAIGPEPWSVAYVEPSRRPADGRYGENPNRLYQHHQFQVIMKPSPDNIQELYLDSLRALGINPLEHDIRFVEDNWENPSLGCAGLGWEVWLDGMEITQFTYFQQVGGLECKPVSVEITYGIERLASYIQDKENVFDLEWTDGFTVRDIFGQPEYEHSKYTFETSDLDMLFQLFTMYEKEAHRQMEEGLVHPAYDYVLKCSHTFNLLDAKGAISVTERTGYIARCRNLARKVAKTFYEEREKLGFPILKVKGENTNEQA, from the coding sequence ATGAATATTCAAAATATGATTTTAACGTTACAAAAGCATTGGTCTGAACAAGGCTGCATATTAATGAATGCTTATGATGTCGAGAAAGGGGCAGGAACGATGAGCCCATACACGTTCCTGAGAGCCATTGGACCGGAGCCTTGGAGCGTTGCTTACGTGGAGCCTTCACGCCGTCCTGCTGACGGTCGTTATGGTGAGAACCCTAACCGTCTGTATCAGCACCATCAGTTCCAAGTGATCATGAAGCCGTCGCCTGACAATATCCAAGAGTTATATTTGGATTCTTTACGCGCTTTAGGGATAAATCCGCTTGAGCATGATATTCGTTTTGTGGAGGACAACTGGGAAAATCCATCACTAGGGTGTGCTGGTCTCGGTTGGGAAGTGTGGCTTGATGGAATGGAAATCACGCAATTTACATATTTCCAACAAGTGGGCGGCCTTGAGTGCAAGCCGGTTTCCGTGGAAATTACATACGGGATCGAACGTCTCGCCTCATACATTCAAGATAAGGAAAACGTATTTGACCTGGAATGGACAGATGGATTCACAGTTCGGGATATTTTTGGACAGCCGGAATACGAACATTCGAAATATACGTTCGAAACCTCCGACCTTGATATGCTGTTTCAGCTTTTCACGATGTATGAAAAGGAAGCGCATCGGCAAATGGAAGAAGGACTTGTACATCCCGCATATGATTATGTTTTGAAATGTTCACATACATTTAACCTTTTGGATGCCAAAGGTGCCATCTCGGTGACGGAAAGAACGGGTTATATTGCCCGGTGCCGTAACCTAGCGCGCAAGGTTGCCAAAACCTTCTATGAAGAGCGGGAAAAATTAGGCTTCCCGATTCTGAAAGTGAAAGGGGAGAATACAAATGAGCAAGCGTGA
- the recO gene encoding DNA repair protein RecO has product MLQKCEGIVIRRTAYGENNKIITIYTRELGKIGVMARGASKPNSRLSAVTQLFCSGYFLVTTSTGLGSLQQGEMVDSLRFIREDLFATAYASYIVELLDKSVEDKKPNPYLYELLSQTLHYINEEYDAEVLKFIFEMKMLPVNGINPVLNQCAVCGETEGEFSFSLREAGFICHRCLGKDPYHYKISPAAVKLLRIFYYFDLSRLGNISVKPETKKELRKIIDAYYEEYSGLNLKSKKFLKQIDTMKDMF; this is encoded by the coding sequence ATGCTCCAAAAATGTGAGGGCATTGTCATAAGGCGAACTGCATATGGAGAAAATAACAAAATCATTACTATATATACCCGTGAGCTAGGAAAAATTGGCGTTATGGCTAGAGGAGCCAGTAAACCTAACAGCAGGCTTTCTGCCGTCACACAGCTTTTTTGCTCCGGGTATTTTCTTGTAACTACATCAACCGGACTCGGAAGTCTTCAGCAAGGAGAAATGGTCGATTCACTCCGTTTCATAAGGGAGGATCTTTTTGCCACTGCTTATGCTTCTTATATTGTTGAATTGCTTGATAAAAGCGTCGAGGATAAGAAACCGAATCCATATTTGTATGAGTTGCTTTCGCAAACCTTGCATTACATAAACGAAGAATATGACGCAGAGGTATTGAAATTCATTTTTGAAATGAAGATGCTGCCCGTCAATGGGATTAACCCAGTGCTGAATCAATGTGCTGTATGTGGTGAAACGGAAGGGGAATTCTCCTTCTCGCTTCGGGAAGCGGGGTTTATCTGTCACCGCTGCCTGGGGAAGGACCCTTATCATTATAAAATTTCACCTGCAGCCGTCAAATTGCTGCGGATCTTTTATTATTTCGATTTATCAAGGCTCGGAAACATTTCCGTCAAGCCTGAAACGAAAAAAGAACTGCGGAAGATCATCGATGCTTATTATGAGGAATATTCTGGTCTGAACTTGAAATCAAAAAAGTTCCTGAAACAGATTGATACGATGAAAGATATGTTTTAA
- a CDS encoding YqzL family protein has translation MLDFTWELFTETGNVDTYLLFKEIEVERQERHLGLNDELAEIDFPVS, from the coding sequence ATGTTGGATTTTACCTGGGAATTATTCACTGAAACAGGTAATGTGGACACCTATTTGCTGTTTAAGGAGATAGAAGTCGAAAGACAGGAAAGACACTTGGGATTAAATGATGAGCTAGCAGAAATTGATTTTCCTGTTTCATAG
- the era gene encoding GTPase Era yields the protein MDKLFNDTQVKDYKSGFISIIGRPNVGKSTFLNRVIGQKIAIMSDKPQTTRNKVQGVLTQNDSQMIFIDTPGIHKPKHKLGDFMMKVATNTLKEVDLILFMINATEGYGRGDEFIIEKLQSVKTPVFLVVNKIDAMHPDDLLPIIEKYQQLYPFAAVVPISALEGNNVDTLLEQIKEHLPEGPQFYPADQVTDHPERFIISELVREKVLHLTREEIPHSVAVVIDSIKKMDNSDTINVMATIVVERDSQKGIVIGKQGKMLKEVGSRARVDIENLLGSKVFLELWVKVQKDWRNKASQLRDYGFNESEY from the coding sequence ATGGATAAATTATTTAATGATACACAAGTAAAAGACTACAAATCAGGTTTCATTTCGATTATTGGACGACCTAATGTTGGGAAGAGTACATTTCTGAATCGGGTCATCGGTCAAAAAATCGCCATTATGAGCGATAAACCGCAAACTACAAGAAATAAGGTCCAAGGTGTACTTACGCAAAACGATTCACAAATGATTTTCATCGATACACCCGGCATTCATAAACCAAAGCATAAGCTTGGTGATTTTATGATGAAAGTGGCCACGAATACATTGAAGGAAGTCGATTTGATTCTCTTCATGATCAATGCGACTGAAGGATACGGACGCGGTGACGAGTTTATCATTGAAAAACTTCAATCCGTAAAAACGCCTGTTTTTCTGGTTGTAAACAAAATCGATGCGATGCATCCGGATGATTTACTTCCGATCATTGAAAAATACCAACAGCTTTACCCATTTGCGGCAGTTGTTCCGATTTCTGCGCTTGAAGGAAATAACGTTGATACATTGCTTGAGCAAATCAAGGAACATCTGCCTGAAGGTCCCCAGTTTTATCCTGCTGACCAAGTGACCGACCACCCGGAACGTTTTATCATTTCCGAATTGGTCCGCGAGAAGGTGCTGCACCTGACACGGGAAGAAATTCCGCATTCGGTGGCTGTTGTCATCGATTCAATCAAAAAAATGGATAACAGCGACACCATTAATGTCATGGCGACGATCGTTGTCGAACGTGATTCACAAAAAGGCATTGTCATCGGAAAGCAAGGGAAGATGCTTAAAGAAGTCGGCAGCCGTGCCAGAGTGGATATCGAAAACTTATTGGGCTCGAAAGTTTTCCTGGAACTGTGGGTAAAGGTGCAGAAGGATTGGCGTAACAAAGCAAGCCAGCTTCGCGATTATGGCTTCAATGAAAGCGAGTATTAA
- a CDS encoding cytidine deaminase: protein MNTKELIEEAKKARDKAYVPYSKFKVGAALLTADGKVYHGCNIENAAYSMCNCAERTALFSAYAHDDKKFAKLAVVADTDGPVAPCGACRQVISELCEKDMPVVLTNLNGDIKELTVQELLPGAFSPEDLNG, encoded by the coding sequence TTGAATACAAAAGAATTGATTGAGGAAGCTAAAAAAGCAAGGGATAAAGCTTATGTGCCTTACTCCAAATTTAAGGTGGGGGCAGCCCTTTTAACCGCTGATGGAAAGGTCTATCATGGTTGTAATATAGAAAATGCTGCATACAGCATGTGTAATTGCGCAGAAAGGACAGCTTTATTCAGCGCTTATGCCCATGACGATAAAAAATTCGCTAAACTTGCAGTTGTTGCAGATACCGATGGTCCCGTTGCTCCATGCGGGGCATGCAGGCAGGTTATTTCAGAGCTGTGCGAAAAGGATATGCCGGTTGTTTTGACCAACTTAAATGGGGATATAAAAGAACTAACAGTACAGGAATTGCTTCCAGGAGCTTTTTCACCGGAGGATTTGAATGGATAA
- a CDS encoding diacylglycerol kinase family protein, whose translation MDFQEKGKKRYPLLKSFSFACQGILEAVRTERNIKIHFALTAIVVFFGWYFSLNGMEWLFILAAIAGTITLELVNSAIERVVDLVTDQIHPLAKQAKDIAAGAVFIYAIFSIIVGLIIFLPKFGL comes from the coding sequence ATGGACTTTCAAGAGAAGGGTAAAAAAAGGTATCCTTTATTAAAAAGTTTCTCTTTTGCCTGTCAGGGAATTTTGGAGGCTGTTCGGACTGAACGCAATATCAAGATTCACTTCGCGTTAACGGCAATCGTCGTATTCTTTGGTTGGTACTTCTCATTGAATGGGATGGAGTGGCTTTTCATTTTGGCGGCCATAGCCGGTACGATTACGTTGGAGCTCGTTAATTCAGCGATTGAAAGGGTAGTGGACCTGGTAACGGATCAAATCCATCCGCTTGCCAAGCAGGCAAAAGATATTGCAGCCGGAGCTGTATTCATATATGCTATATTTTCTATAATAGTTGGATTGATTATCTTTTTGCCCAAGTTTGGCCTGTAG
- the ybeY gene encoding rRNA maturation RNase YbeY, with product MILAIDLMDETNEVTEEAQHLVESILQFAARKENIEKDTELSVTFVDNDRIREINKEYRHKDSATDVISFALEEMGEDEVKIIGAEMPRMLGDIIISIERTKEQAEEYGHSFDRELGFLALHGFLHLLGFDHMNEEDEKVMFTKQKEILEEYGLSREG from the coding sequence ATGATTTTAGCTATCGATTTAATGGATGAAACGAATGAAGTAACGGAGGAAGCTCAGCACCTTGTTGAAAGCATTCTGCAATTTGCGGCAAGAAAAGAAAACATTGAAAAAGACACCGAGCTGTCTGTTACATTTGTTGACAATGATAGGATTCGGGAAATCAATAAAGAATATCGTCACAAAGATTCAGCTACAGATGTCATTTCTTTTGCGCTTGAAGAAATGGGAGAAGATGAAGTGAAAATTATCGGGGCCGAAATGCCCCGCATGCTAGGGGATATCATCATTTCCATTGAACGCACAAAAGAACAGGCTGAAGAATATGGTCATTCATTTGACCGGGAACTTGGATTTTTGGCACTGCATGGATTTCTTCATTTATTAGGATTTGACCACATGAATGAAGAAGATGAAAAAGTGATGTTCACAAAACAAAAGGAGATCTTGGAAGAATATGGACTTTCAAGAGAAGGGTAA
- a CDS encoding HD family phosphohydrolase gives MNRIQKFFTQIKGLLVHRFFQVLLFIILGLFAYVLMFSNVKPERVQVELFKPAEQTIRSTKTVEDTYKTEQEKEEISKQVADVYSLKKEYAKNKVDLISSIFDSAIEVNQETDPDENHKEDEEKEDKKETVKTDAQKVSILKEKLTDEVNKNIEESVFLALVQADEDELKIAKDSTITAVNNVMSSRIAASDVENAKKKVVEELGYMSISGDMKKASTSLARTAIIQNVFFDKDKTEEQRRKAVESVEPIRILQGQIIVEENQLVDRDVYRQLELAGFLNTESTIYPYIGLLLFIFLTFAAFYYFFYYSISKKDNKYNQLLIFSLVFILSMATMKTVSILADLKNSNLEYIFPGAMAAMLIKILLNDKLAVAMIILLGSYGTIIFNGDTPGNLDFSMGLYIIFGGLTAIIILSRPNFKSKVLVAGLLLALINMAFVFSLIFIMDSHYTRMEYLYYAAAAMGSGVGAAVLTMGLLPFFEAGFGILSSIKLIELANPNHPLLRRILIEAPGTYHHSVMVANLAESACEAIGSNGLLARVGSYYHDIGKTKRPHFFIENQMNEENPHDRLQPETSRDIIIAHAVDGGEMLRSNKFPKEIVDIAEQHHGTTLLKFFYHKAKKLDESTLEADYRYPGPRAVMKEVAVIGIADSVEAAVRSMKHPTPEKIEELVSFIIQDRISDGQFDECDITMRELSIVKHSLCESLNGIFHSRIEYPESDKLGQKVKE, from the coding sequence TTGAATCGTATCCAGAAATTTTTCACTCAAATAAAAGGGCTGTTGGTCCATCGTTTTTTTCAAGTGTTATTGTTCATCATACTTGGTTTGTTTGCTTATGTGTTAATGTTCTCCAATGTTAAACCTGAAAGGGTCCAGGTAGAGCTGTTTAAGCCTGCAGAACAAACGATCCGTTCAACCAAGACTGTGGAAGATACCTATAAGACGGAACAGGAAAAAGAAGAGATTTCAAAACAGGTGGCGGATGTATATTCTTTAAAAAAAGAATATGCCAAAAATAAAGTCGATCTGATTTCATCCATTTTCGATTCAGCGATAGAGGTGAATCAAGAAACGGACCCCGATGAAAATCATAAAGAAGATGAGGAAAAGGAGGATAAAAAAGAGACCGTAAAGACGGATGCTCAAAAAGTTTCCATATTAAAAGAAAAATTGACCGATGAAGTGAATAAAAATATCGAGGAATCCGTTTTCCTTGCATTAGTGCAGGCTGATGAAGATGAGTTGAAAATAGCGAAGGATTCAACCATTACAGCAGTGAATAATGTGATGAGCTCCCGAATCGCTGCAAGTGACGTCGAAAATGCCAAGAAAAAGGTTGTAGAGGAATTGGGTTATATGAGCATTAGCGGCGATATGAAAAAAGCCTCCACTTCCCTTGCGCGTACGGCAATCATTCAGAATGTATTTTTCGATAAGGACAAAACCGAGGAACAGCGTAGGAAAGCGGTTGAAAGCGTGGAGCCGATCAGGATCCTTCAAGGTCAGATCATCGTTGAAGAAAATCAATTAGTGGACAGGGATGTATATAGGCAGCTTGAACTGGCGGGCTTCTTAAATACGGAGTCTACCATTTACCCGTATATCGGCCTGCTGTTATTCATATTCCTGACTTTTGCCGCTTTTTATTACTTTTTCTACTATTCCATTTCCAAAAAGGATAACAAGTACAATCAGTTATTGATTTTCAGTCTTGTCTTCATCCTTTCAATGGCTACCATGAAAACAGTCAGCATTCTCGCAGACCTGAAAAACTCGAACTTGGAATACATTTTCCCGGGTGCCATGGCGGCGATGCTCATCAAGATTTTATTGAATGATAAGCTAGCGGTAGCAATGATCATATTGTTAGGTTCGTATGGTACGATTATATTCAATGGTGATACACCTGGAAATCTGGATTTCTCGATGGGGCTTTATATCATATTTGGGGGATTGACGGCAATCATCATTCTATCGAGGCCCAATTTCAAATCAAAGGTGCTGGTAGCGGGGCTGCTATTGGCTTTAATCAATATGGCATTTGTTTTTTCGCTCATCTTTATTATGGACAGCCATTATACTAGAATGGAGTACTTGTATTATGCTGCTGCTGCGATGGGTTCTGGAGTGGGTGCAGCCGTTTTGACTATGGGCCTGTTGCCGTTTTTCGAGGCTGGTTTCGGGATCTTATCATCAATTAAGCTTATCGAGCTCGCGAATCCCAATCATCCTTTACTTCGGAGGATCTTGATTGAGGCTCCGGGGACATATCATCATAGCGTGATGGTGGCCAATTTGGCGGAATCGGCTTGTGAAGCCATCGGCTCGAATGGATTGCTGGCAAGGGTCGGCAGTTATTATCATGATATCGGTAAAACGAAGCGGCCGCATTTCTTCATCGAAAATCAGATGAATGAAGAGAATCCGCATGATCGGCTGCAGCCGGAAACGAGCAGGGATATCATCATTGCCCACGCCGTAGACGGCGGGGAGATGCTTCGCAGTAACAAATTTCCGAAAGAGATTGTGGATATTGCAGAGCAGCATCATGGGACCACTTTATTGAAATTTTTCTACCACAAGGCAAAAAAACTAGATGAGTCCACACTCGAAGCGGACTACCGTTATCCCGGGCCGAGGGCAGTAATGAAGGAAGTAGCCGTCATCGGCATAGCCGATAGTGTGGAAGCTGCAGTGAGATCGATGAAGCACCCAACTCCGGAGAAGATTGAAGAACTGGTAAGTTTCATCATTCAGGACAGGATCTCTGATGGTCAATTTGATGAATGTGACATTACTATGAGAGAATTGAGTATCGTGAAGCATTCTTTATGTGAATCGCTTAATGGTATCTTCCACTCCAGGATTGAATATCCGGAGTCGGATAAATTAGGACAGAAGGTGAAAGAATGA